Proteins co-encoded in one Actinomadura luteofluorescens genomic window:
- a CDS encoding TetR/AcrR family transcriptional regulator yields the protein MPHAHEASDGDGGRIPERVLTTAARLFSELGYDEASTQIIADACGIEQSVVTDRYGGKFGLYKAVLRSLTELRIESMKGALKEFTPDAAGLIRLIDSYLDFCLQYPEFPALWMHRWMSDATDIPEGEVRDSLRELDQIVGRIAEAVAEDVDPEMFNWNVVWVINSFVRGGITGVDGVSHRADDPDTLLRFRRHLRQTARWAAGPPLPTGGASRSPYR from the coding sequence ATGCCACACGCGCACGAGGCTTCAGACGGGGACGGCGGCCGCATACCCGAACGCGTACTCACTACCGCCGCACGGCTGTTCTCCGAGCTCGGCTACGACGAGGCCTCCACGCAGATCATTGCCGATGCCTGCGGTATCGAGCAGAGTGTGGTGACTGACCGCTACGGCGGCAAGTTCGGCTTGTACAAGGCCGTCCTGAGGAGTCTGACCGAACTCCGCATCGAATCCATGAAGGGCGCCTTGAAGGAGTTCACCCCCGACGCCGCCGGCCTGATCCGCTTGATCGACTCATACTTGGACTTCTGCCTGCAGTACCCGGAGTTTCCGGCGCTCTGGATGCACCGCTGGATGTCCGACGCCACTGACATCCCGGAGGGGGAGGTGCGCGACAGTCTGCGAGAGCTGGACCAGATCGTCGGCCGGATCGCTGAGGCAGTCGCGGAAGACGTGGACCCGGAAATGTTCAACTGGAACGTGGTCTGGGTGATCAACAGCTTCGTCAGAGGTGGGATCACCGGTGTCGACGGAGTGAGTCATCGTGCCGACGATCCGGACACCCTCCTGCGGTTCCGGCGTCATTTGCGTCAAACTGCACGGTGGGCAGCCGGACCTCCCTTGCCGACTGGCGGGGCGTCGAGGTCACCTTACCGATGA
- a CDS encoding response regulator transcription factor: MIRVLIAEDMHMIRSALVALLTLEDDMEVVAELERGDTVVATALRVRPDVAVLDIDMPGLDGLTAAEHLHGKLPGCRTLVLTGLSQPGNLLRALKVHVQGFIVKDAPARTLTDGIRRIARGERVIDPDLVAAALETGSSPLTARETEVLRVAATGVPVTQIAIELSLSQATVRNYLSNAIGKVGARNRIDAIRISRDAGWL; the protein is encoded by the coding sequence GTGATCCGCGTCCTGATCGCCGAGGACATGCACATGATCCGCAGTGCGCTCGTCGCGCTCCTGACGCTGGAGGACGATATGGAGGTCGTCGCCGAACTGGAGCGCGGGGACACGGTCGTCGCCACCGCACTGCGCGTGCGGCCCGACGTCGCGGTGCTGGACATCGACATGCCCGGACTGGACGGGCTGACGGCGGCTGAGCATCTCCATGGCAAGCTGCCCGGCTGCCGCACCCTCGTGCTCACCGGGCTCAGCCAGCCCGGCAACCTCCTGAGGGCACTGAAGGTCCACGTCCAGGGCTTCATCGTCAAAGACGCCCCCGCGCGGACCCTCACCGACGGCATCCGCCGCATCGCCCGGGGCGAACGGGTCATCGACCCCGACCTCGTCGCCGCCGCCCTCGAAACCGGCAGCAGCCCCCTCACCGCCCGCGAGACCGAAGTTCTGCGCGTCGCCGCGACCGGCGTGCCGGTAACCCAGATCGCCATCGAGCTGTCGCTGTCCCAGGCCACCGTGCGTAACTACCTGTCGAACGCGATCGGCAAGGTCGGAGCCCGCAACCGCATCGACGCCATCCGCATCTCCCGCGACGCTGGCTGGCTCTAG
- a CDS encoding IS110 family transposase yields MTATSVVWVGIDAGKASHYAVAVDASGKKLWSVKVGNSQQPIEELLDRASTTAGGGEVRWAIDLVSPPAALLLAILLSSGQNVVYVPGRVVHGMAGVFRGEGKTDAKDARIIADTARMRSDLTELITSDELVVELTRLASYRADVMADWVRGINRLRALLTSIFPALEATFDYSTRSALILLTGYCTPAGIRGAGAEGLAAHLREHGAWARGVDKMAAQAVQAAEQQTVELPGEATTALLVKRLAKQLLDLDQEIKDTDKLLTSRFRDHPQAHIIESLPGMGPILGAQFLVATDGRPLDAFANSGRLASYAGLVPVPRDSGRVSGNYHRPKRYHRPLRQVFYMMALSSLKTEGPSRAFYQRKRDENKIHTQALLALARRMVDVLWALLRDNRTYNPIPPSQVNALAT; encoded by the coding sequence GTGACGGCCACGAGTGTCGTGTGGGTGGGGATCGACGCGGGGAAGGCGAGCCATTATGCGGTGGCCGTCGACGCATCGGGCAAGAAGCTCTGGTCGGTCAAGGTGGGCAACAGCCAGCAGCCGATCGAGGAGCTGCTCGACCGAGCCTCCACGACCGCCGGCGGCGGTGAGGTGCGGTGGGCGATCGACCTGGTCAGCCCACCCGCTGCCCTGTTGCTGGCGATCCTGCTGTCCAGCGGCCAGAACGTGGTCTATGTGCCCGGCCGGGTCGTCCACGGCATGGCCGGGGTGTTCCGCGGCGAGGGCAAGACCGACGCGAAGGACGCCCGCATCATCGCTGACACCGCCCGCATGCGAAGCGATCTGACGGAACTGATCACCAGCGACGAATTGGTGGTCGAGTTGACCCGGCTGGCCTCCTACCGGGCCGACGTGATGGCCGACTGGGTGCGCGGCATCAACCGACTCCGTGCCCTGCTGACCAGCATCTTCCCTGCGCTGGAGGCCACCTTCGATTACTCCACCCGGTCAGCGCTGATCCTTCTCACCGGTTACTGCACTCCGGCCGGAATCCGAGGCGCCGGAGCTGAGGGGCTGGCCGCCCATCTGCGTGAGCACGGGGCCTGGGCCAGGGGGGTCGACAAGATGGCCGCCCAAGCCGTCCAAGCCGCTGAGCAGCAGACCGTCGAACTGCCCGGCGAAGCCACTACGGCGCTGCTGGTGAAGAGGCTCGCCAAGCAACTCCTGGACCTCGACCAGGAGATCAAGGACACCGACAAGCTGCTCACCAGCAGGTTCCGCGACCACCCCCAAGCCCACATCATCGAGAGCCTGCCCGGAATGGGCCCGATCCTGGGCGCCCAATTCCTTGTCGCCACCGACGGGCGTCCCCTGGACGCTTTCGCCAACTCCGGCCGCCTGGCTTCTTACGCTGGCTTGGTGCCAGTCCCGCGTGACTCCGGACGCGTCAGCGGCAACTACCACCGGCCCAAGCGCTACCACCGGCCACTGCGCCAGGTCTTCTACATGATGGCGTTGTCCAGCCTGAAGACCGAAGGGCCGTCAAGAGCCTTCTACCAGCGCAAACGGGATGAGAACAAGATCCACACTCAGGCTCTGCTCGCGCTGGCCCGACGCATGGTCGACGTGCTGTGGGCCCTCCTGCGTGACAACCGGACCTACAACCCGATCCCACCATCGCAGGTCAACGCACTCGCGACTTGA
- a CDS encoding BTAD domain-containing putative transcriptional regulator, protein MVFVRVLGAFATEVNGESVHLGGPRQRGVLALLVAARGQVVPVDRMIEDLWRGEPPARALMSLQAYVSNLRRLLEPGRPPRTPARLLVSAAPGYALRLPPESVDAWRFEELLGLARTDTDPRTAKDRLAEALGLWRGPAFAEVADEPWAAAETARLNELRLTATELHVAAGLRIGDPAAMVPEAERLTRDEPLREEGWRLHALALWSSGRQADALATLRRARGVLAEELGLDPGPDLTALEKAILTQRTDVLRTIVPRTPQAPTPPLTAPPPRTAPPPEPAPIGETPFVGRETQLSALVTAAAQAVTDGARVALVTGEAGLGKSTLLEHLGRRLEREGWLVAAGHCLEVDSAPPAWAWTEALKAVAATTAPGEFGDDLAPLLTDTGPVNADATAGRFRLRQATWKWLAEVAAERPVAVVLDDLHWADAATLELLGGGLGLRAPILVVAAYRADESGHLTEMLASLARAAPLRLALPGLSDEAVAELVRTECEADEETIAGIAERTGGNPFYVRESARLLNGEGALVALSEVPEGVRDVLRRRLARLPEGAVSILRLAAVAGRESPVDVLVKAADTDEDGVLDALDAGVISGLLDEPRPGLVRFVHALVKDTLVADLSRLRAARMHARIAAALEGTDDIAALAHHYARAGSPKAVGYCVQAAELAEARYAHDVAACLLSDAVANSTGPDEHVELLGRLLRAQIRAGAIAAARETRREAVEYAESLGRDDLMIAAFTAWTEPTPWQTRTYGTVDRPIVDRLSRLLERELTPSVRSRLLTAYANELVGEDDPTVLEAAQEALDLATGPRLRAAALEILAEVHGDAELSQELVEIGTEHDLPVYRITGRLHHAAIAAAANDPVTMRRVTAEALDLARTYRMPEAIAVAEITLATLALIEGRFADAAHLYNKAGEGMRRTGSVHAAGFLQLALAVIWLNDGTLGAHLDDVRAVHAVLDPMTTDLLALALHANGLDTEAREVRASSGPIRPDFFFTFLTTLRAMAIVALNDRDAAEEIYATLLPHRNGPPAGAESTAVALRPVAHTLGELAVLLGRDHEAADHFARAAAIAAQWNAPHWAAEARSRATT, encoded by the coding sequence ATGGTTTTCGTCCGGGTGCTGGGCGCGTTCGCGACCGAGGTGAACGGTGAGTCCGTCCACCTCGGCGGCCCGCGGCAGCGGGGCGTGCTGGCCCTGCTGGTGGCGGCGCGCGGGCAGGTCGTGCCGGTCGACCGGATGATCGAGGATCTGTGGCGGGGGGAGCCGCCCGCGCGGGCGCTGATGTCCTTGCAGGCGTACGTGTCCAACCTCCGCCGGCTGCTGGAGCCCGGACGTCCGCCGCGCACGCCGGCCCGGTTGCTGGTGAGCGCCGCACCCGGGTACGCCCTGCGGCTGCCACCGGAGTCGGTAGACGCATGGCGGTTCGAGGAGCTACTCGGCCTTGCCCGGACCGACACCGACCCGCGCACCGCGAAGGACCGGCTCGCCGAGGCGCTCGGGCTGTGGCGGGGACCGGCGTTCGCCGAGGTCGCCGACGAGCCGTGGGCCGCCGCCGAGACGGCCCGGCTGAACGAGCTGCGACTGACCGCCACCGAGCTGCACGTCGCGGCGGGTCTGCGCATCGGCGACCCCGCCGCGATGGTCCCCGAGGCCGAGCGGCTCACCCGCGACGAGCCGCTGCGCGAGGAGGGCTGGCGGCTGCACGCCCTGGCACTGTGGAGCAGCGGCCGCCAGGCCGACGCGCTGGCGACGCTCCGCCGCGCCCGCGGCGTCCTGGCCGAGGAGCTCGGGCTCGACCCCGGCCCTGACCTCACGGCGTTGGAAAAGGCGATCCTCACCCAGCGCACCGACGTCCTACGCACGATCGTGCCCCGGACACCGCAGGCGCCCACACCACCGCTCACCGCCCCGCCGCCGCGGACGGCCCCTCCCCCGGAGCCGGCGCCGATCGGCGAAACTCCGTTCGTCGGGCGCGAGACACAGCTGTCGGCGCTGGTCACGGCTGCCGCCCAGGCCGTCACCGACGGCGCCCGCGTCGCCCTCGTCACCGGCGAGGCCGGGCTCGGCAAGTCGACGCTGCTGGAGCACCTGGGCAGGCGGCTCGAACGGGAGGGATGGCTGGTCGCCGCCGGCCACTGCCTCGAGGTCGACAGCGCGCCGCCCGCGTGGGCCTGGACCGAGGCGCTGAAAGCCGTCGCCGCGACCACGGCCCCAGGAGAGTTCGGCGACGATCTCGCGCCGCTGCTCACCGACACCGGACCGGTGAACGCCGACGCCACCGCCGGACGGTTCCGCCTGCGCCAGGCCACCTGGAAGTGGCTCGCGGAGGTCGCCGCGGAACGCCCGGTCGCCGTCGTGCTGGACGACCTGCACTGGGCCGACGCCGCCACGCTGGAGCTGCTCGGCGGCGGCCTCGGCCTGCGGGCCCCGATCCTGGTCGTCGCCGCGTACCGCGCGGACGAAAGCGGGCACCTCACCGAGATGCTGGCCTCGCTCGCGCGTGCCGCACCGCTCCGCCTGGCGCTGCCGGGTCTGAGCGACGAGGCCGTCGCGGAGCTCGTGCGGACCGAATGCGAAGCGGACGAGGAGACCATCGCCGGGATCGCCGAGCGCACCGGCGGCAACCCCTTCTACGTGCGCGAAAGCGCCCGGCTGCTGAACGGCGAAGGGGCGCTGGTCGCCCTCTCCGAGGTCCCCGAAGGCGTGCGGGACGTCCTGCGCCGCCGGCTGGCGCGCCTGCCCGAGGGAGCCGTGTCCATCCTCCGGCTCGCCGCGGTCGCAGGCCGGGAGAGCCCGGTGGACGTCCTCGTCAAGGCCGCCGACACCGACGAGGACGGCGTGCTGGACGCGCTAGACGCGGGCGTCATCTCCGGACTCCTCGACGAGCCCCGCCCAGGCCTCGTCCGCTTCGTCCACGCCCTCGTCAAAGACACGCTCGTCGCCGACCTCAGCCGCCTCCGCGCAGCCCGGATGCACGCCCGGATCGCCGCCGCTCTCGAAGGCACCGACGACATCGCGGCGCTGGCCCACCACTACGCGCGCGCCGGCTCACCCAAGGCCGTCGGCTACTGCGTCCAAGCCGCCGAGCTCGCCGAGGCCCGCTACGCCCACGACGTGGCGGCCTGCCTCCTCAGCGACGCCGTCGCCAACTCGACCGGACCGGACGAACACGTCGAACTGCTCGGCAGGCTCCTGCGCGCGCAGATCCGGGCGGGAGCCATCGCGGCCGCCCGCGAGACACGCCGTGAAGCCGTGGAGTACGCGGAGTCCCTGGGTCGCGACGACCTGATGATCGCCGCATTCACCGCGTGGACAGAGCCGACCCCTTGGCAGACCCGTACGTACGGAACGGTGGACCGGCCCATCGTCGACCGCCTGAGCCGCCTGCTCGAGCGCGAACTGACCCCGTCGGTGCGGTCCCGGCTCCTGACGGCGTACGCGAACGAGCTGGTCGGCGAGGACGACCCGACCGTTCTGGAAGCGGCTCAGGAGGCCCTCGACCTCGCCACCGGCCCCCGCCTGCGGGCCGCTGCACTCGAGATCCTGGCCGAAGTCCATGGCGACGCCGAACTCTCCCAGGAGCTCGTGGAGATCGGCACGGAGCACGACCTGCCGGTGTACCGCATCACCGGGCGGCTGCACCACGCCGCCATCGCCGCCGCTGCCAACGACCCGGTGACCATGCGCCGGGTGACCGCCGAGGCCCTGGATCTCGCGCGCACCTACCGGATGCCCGAGGCGATCGCCGTCGCCGAGATCACGCTGGCGACCCTGGCGCTCATCGAAGGCCGGTTCGCCGACGCCGCACACCTCTACAACAAGGCCGGCGAGGGCATGCGGCGCACCGGATCGGTGCACGCCGCGGGCTTTCTCCAACTCGCCCTGGCCGTCATCTGGCTGAACGACGGCACGCTCGGAGCGCATCTCGACGACGTGCGCGCCGTCCACGCCGTGCTCGACCCCATGACCACCGACCTGCTCGCGCTCGCCCTGCACGCCAACGGCCTGGACACCGAAGCCCGCGAAGTCCGCGCGTCATCCGGCCCGATCCGTCCCGACTTCTTCTTCACCTTCCTCACAACGCTGCGCGCGATGGCGATCGTCGCCCTGAACGACCGCGACGCAGCCGAAGAGATCTACGCGACGCTGCTTCCACACCGCAACGGTCCACCCGCGGGCGCCGAGAGCACGGCGGTGGCACTGCGACCGGTCGCCCACACCCTCGGCGAGCTGGCCGTCCTCCTCGGCCGCGACCACGAGGCCGCCGACCACTTCGCCCGGGCCGCCGCCATCGCCGCCCAATGGAACGCACCCCACTGGGCCGCCGAAGCCCGCTCGCGAGCAACCACCTGA
- a CDS encoding DUF4267 domain-containing protein, producing the protein MPFGTSFPGLRNWPSDDSGFPIVKGSREIAMGLAMGALLVTAHRRALGWVLLMTAAAPFADMVNVLAHHGPMAAAFGVHGLTSALIVATGLLILRETGKARKAPETATVPEAVAPTPAAQSA; encoded by the coding sequence CTGCCCTTCGGGACGTCCTTCCCAGGTCTGCGGAACTGGCCCTCTGACGACAGCGGCTTCCCGATCGTTAAGGGCAGCCGCGAAATCGCGATGGGCCTGGCCATGGGCGCCCTGCTGGTGACGGCCCACCGCCGTGCCCTGGGCTGGGTCCTACTGATGACGGCCGCCGCCCCGTTCGCCGACATGGTCAACGTCCTGGCCCACCACGGCCCCATGGCCGCCGCGTTCGGCGTCCACGGCCTTACCTCGGCACTGATCGTGGCCACCGGCCTGCTGATCCTCCGCGAGACCGGCAAAGCCCGCAAGGCCCCCGAAACCGCCACGGTCCCCGAGGCCGTCGCGCCGACGCCCGCCGCGCAGTCCGCCTGA
- a CDS encoding FAD-binding oxidoreductase, with translation MTINDVRGALKGRVLLPDDDGFEQAATAWNLTVRQPVAAVVEAADADDVAALVRYARRAGLTVAAQPTGHGASGDVEGLILLRTGLLNEVVVRAEERVVRVGAGVRWGQVQAAAGPLGLAGLSGSAPGVGVTGYTLGGGVGWFSRKHGLASGSVRAIDIVDADGEPGRVTAESDPELFWALRGGGGDFAMVTALELELYPVPTMYGGRVVWPEHRTRAVYDAFLEITAEAPRELSVWFNRFQPPGAPPMVTLDLTYLGEAARAQNLLVRLDKIEGAISDSLGVVPIADLGAISPEPIDPTPSISRVELLTGLGADAGELLLSKPLEPLINLQIRNLGGALTEPGLGAGASGAVAEPYLLSLVGLGLPHMADATRAKQAEVVADLKARISGRKPYTLLSPGETAAESFSGGALARLREIKRARDPHNVFRANYPVLG, from the coding sequence ATGACGATCAACGATGTGCGCGGCGCGCTCAAAGGGCGCGTGCTCCTGCCTGATGACGACGGCTTCGAGCAGGCGGCCACCGCGTGGAACCTCACCGTCAGGCAGCCGGTCGCGGCGGTCGTGGAGGCCGCGGACGCCGACGACGTGGCGGCGCTCGTACGCTACGCCCGGCGAGCGGGGTTGACGGTGGCCGCGCAGCCGACCGGGCATGGCGCCTCGGGCGATGTGGAAGGCCTGATCCTGCTGCGTACCGGTCTGCTGAACGAGGTGGTGGTACGCGCGGAGGAGCGAGTGGTCCGGGTGGGCGCGGGCGTGCGATGGGGGCAGGTGCAGGCGGCGGCCGGTCCGCTGGGGCTGGCCGGCCTGTCGGGCAGCGCGCCAGGGGTCGGCGTGACCGGCTACACCCTGGGTGGTGGGGTCGGCTGGTTCAGCCGCAAGCACGGCCTCGCCTCCGGCAGCGTGCGGGCCATCGACATCGTGGACGCCGACGGCGAGCCCGGCCGGGTGACCGCCGAGTCCGATCCGGAGCTGTTCTGGGCGCTCCGCGGCGGTGGCGGAGACTTCGCGATGGTGACCGCCCTCGAACTCGAGCTGTACCCGGTGCCCACCATGTACGGCGGGCGCGTCGTCTGGCCCGAGCACCGGACCAGAGCGGTGTACGACGCGTTCCTGGAGATCACCGCCGAGGCACCGCGTGAGCTCAGCGTCTGGTTCAACCGGTTCCAGCCGCCCGGCGCACCGCCGATGGTCACGCTGGACCTGACCTACCTGGGGGAGGCGGCTCGGGCGCAGAACCTGCTGGTGCGCCTCGACAAGATAGAGGGCGCGATCTCCGACAGCCTCGGTGTCGTCCCGATCGCCGACCTGGGTGCCATCTCTCCCGAGCCCATCGACCCGACCCCCTCCATCAGCCGCGTGGAGCTACTCACGGGCCTGGGCGCCGACGCGGGGGAGCTCCTGCTGTCCAAGCCGCTCGAACCGCTCATCAACCTGCAGATCAGGAACCTGGGCGGGGCGCTCACCGAGCCGGGCCTCGGGGCCGGTGCGAGCGGCGCGGTGGCTGAGCCGTACCTGCTGAGCCTGGTGGGTCTCGGCCTGCCGCACATGGCCGACGCGACGCGTGCCAAGCAGGCCGAGGTCGTGGCGGACCTGAAGGCCCGCATCAGCGGCCGCAAGCCGTACACCCTGCTGTCCCCCGGTGAGACGGCGGCCGAGTCCTTCTCCGGCGGCGCGCTCGCGCGCCTGCGGGAGATCAAGCGGGCCCGCGACCCGCATAATGTGTTCCGCGCCAACTACCCGGTGCTCGGATAG
- a CDS encoding TetR/AcrR family transcriptional regulator — protein sequence MATPIRPAHEGQNSSAGRRGRSEARERLLSTASALFYREGIRAVGVERILAEAPATRATFYRHFPSKEDLVLAYLRGVDAHIRSDTQAAIEAAPSPADALRAIGAAVADDLARPEFRGCAFLNAANEYPGPDDPVRQVVLEHRAWYVATLTELFTRVFGDSPRRGKPEHAARHFVMMRDGAMTGAHLDGVESVGGAFQRGVEGLLTVLH from the coding sequence ATGGCTACACCGATCCGTCCCGCGCACGAGGGCCAGAACAGCAGCGCGGGGAGGCGGGGGCGGTCAGAGGCCCGGGAACGGTTGCTGTCCACGGCCAGCGCCCTGTTCTATCGGGAGGGGATCCGAGCGGTCGGGGTCGAGCGGATCCTCGCCGAGGCCCCGGCCACGCGAGCGACGTTCTACCGGCACTTCCCCTCGAAGGAAGACCTCGTACTCGCCTACCTGCGCGGCGTTGACGCCCACATCCGCTCGGACACGCAGGCCGCCATCGAGGCCGCGCCGTCGCCGGCCGACGCGCTGCGTGCGATCGGTGCCGCCGTCGCCGATGACCTGGCCAGACCAGAGTTCCGCGGATGCGCTTTTCTCAATGCCGCGAACGAGTACCCCGGCCCCGACGACCCGGTGCGGCAGGTGGTCCTCGAACACCGGGCCTGGTACGTGGCCACGCTTACGGAACTGTTCACGCGGGTCTTCGGGGACTCACCGCGGCGCGGCAAACCAGAGCACGCCGCGAGGCACTTCGTCATGATGCGCGACGGCGCCATGACCGGTGCCCACCTCGACGGCGTCGAGAGCGTCGGGGGCGCTTTCCAGCGCGGCGTTGAGGGCCTCCTCACCGTCCTCCACTGA
- a CDS encoding DUF308 domain-containing protein: protein MTVTAPAATGVAATLRRLYLVRFGFALVWAALLWPTASSINPLTAVLIVLYPAFDVAAAVIDARSARVNVGGGSAKAFVPGLYVNVAISTLTAVLLAVVRTSGVSAVLRVWGAWAVVAGIVQLVVAVRRRRMGGQWAMIASGAISVPAGASFFLMASSADASLTSVAGYALLGGIFFLVSALRLRRSVSQGHQDRN from the coding sequence ATGACCGTCACCGCCCCGGCCGCGACCGGTGTCGCAGCGACACTTCGGCGGCTCTACCTCGTGCGTTTCGGTTTCGCCCTCGTCTGGGCGGCCCTGCTGTGGCCGACCGCGTCGAGCATCAACCCGCTGACCGCGGTGCTGATCGTGCTGTACCCGGCGTTCGACGTGGCTGCCGCCGTCATCGATGCGCGTTCCGCGCGGGTCAATGTGGGCGGCGGATCCGCGAAGGCATTCGTTCCAGGTCTCTACGTGAACGTCGCGATCAGTACCCTTACCGCCGTCCTGCTCGCCGTCGTCCGCACCTCCGGGGTGTCGGCCGTCCTGCGGGTCTGGGGCGCATGGGCCGTCGTGGCCGGCATCGTGCAGCTCGTCGTGGCCGTCCGACGGCGCCGCATGGGGGGACAGTGGGCGATGATCGCCAGCGGGGCGATCTCAGTGCCGGCCGGCGCGTCGTTCTTCCTCATGGCGTCGAGCGCAGACGCTTCCCTGACCAGCGTGGCCGGCTACGCCCTGCTCGGCGGCATCTTCTTCCTCGTCTCCGCACTGCGCCTGCGACGTAGCGTCAGCCAGGGTCACCAGGACAGGAACTGA
- a CDS encoding oxidoreductase: protein MTEQRWALGGDLSVARIGYGAMKLTGWPRGGRPDRETALAVLRRAVELGVNHIDTSNYYSRDGVAANELIREALHPYPDDLVIVTKVGALVEGADIALPAAEQNGLTPGNLRRGIEANLRSLGLDRIDVVNLRMGDLDRTQTPLKAPLETLLALREEGLIRHLGVSNVTASEFAEAREIAPITCVQNLYNLSQRDDDPLVDACAQAGIAYVPFFPVGGFQPLTAQHLDAIAARHNATVPQVALAWLLARSPNILLIPGTGSLDHLEQNIGAGALTLTPEDLAQLN from the coding sequence ATGACGGAACAACGATGGGCCTTGGGCGGCGACCTGAGCGTCGCGAGAATCGGCTACGGTGCGATGAAGCTGACCGGCTGGCCGAGGGGCGGCCGACCCGACCGAGAGACGGCACTCGCCGTCCTGCGCCGGGCAGTAGAACTCGGGGTGAACCACATCGACACCTCAAACTACTACTCGCGTGACGGAGTCGCGGCCAATGAACTCATCCGCGAGGCGCTGCACCCCTACCCGGACGACCTCGTCATCGTGACCAAGGTCGGCGCATTGGTCGAGGGTGCCGACATCGCACTCCCGGCGGCGGAGCAGAACGGCCTCACGCCCGGCAATCTGCGCCGTGGCATCGAGGCGAACCTCCGCTCCCTCGGCTTGGACCGCATTGACGTGGTGAACCTGCGGATGGGCGACCTCGACCGGACGCAGACGCCTTTGAAAGCACCCCTCGAAACACTGCTCGCACTGCGCGAGGAGGGGCTGATCCGCCATCTGGGCGTCTCAAACGTCACCGCGTCCGAGTTCGCTGAGGCCCGCGAGATCGCGCCTATTACCTGCGTCCAGAACCTTTACAACCTGTCCCAGCGCGATGACGACCCGCTCGTCGATGCCTGCGCCCAGGCCGGTATCGCTTACGTCCCCTTCTTCCCGGTCGGCGGATTCCAGCCGCTCACAGCACAGCATCTGGACGCCATCGCCGCCCGCCACAATGCGACCGTGCCGCAGGTCGCCCTGGCCTGGTTGCTGGCCCGGTCACCGAACATCCTGCTCATCCCCGGCACCGGCTCCCTGGACCACCTCGAACAGAACATCGGCGCCGGCGCCCTGACTCTGACCCCGGAAGACCTGGCACAACTCAACTGA
- a CDS encoding sensor histidine kinase, with translation MIPPAWVMRRPHWPLVVLIVLWTAQAPLYTTVGLSEGTRHSPLLAVPLASAIGALQLRHSLHVARGERPRGWPWTLTALVLLANVPLLWFGQDWEALGLFVIASAMLLRGWAKWAVAGVQLLITELVGVLGAMSLPGSTTTLVVVIGVYSVVMPALYAGALIGGTRLVQLVNELYTTRTELAASAVGEERVRLSRDLHDLLGQSLSAISLKGDLALRLLAKDPAAACAEIESLTEVAREALRDTRAIARDEHAVSLSTELDGAAALLGAAGVHTHLDVAELPALSVPVQSALAWAIREGTTNLLRHSQAHSCAISLSRHQGTIRLEIINDGVRGTAEHGSGLFGVAERARAVSGEASATVRDGRFRFRVEVPEEAT, from the coding sequence ATGATCCCGCCGGCTTGGGTGATGCGGCGCCCCCACTGGCCCCTGGTCGTGCTCATCGTGCTGTGGACCGCCCAGGCGCCGCTCTACACGACAGTCGGCCTGAGCGAGGGCACACGGCACAGCCCGCTCCTCGCCGTCCCGCTGGCGTCCGCCATCGGTGCCCTGCAGTTGCGGCACAGCCTGCACGTCGCTCGCGGAGAGCGGCCGAGGGGATGGCCCTGGACCCTCACCGCGCTTGTCCTTCTGGCCAACGTCCCGCTGCTGTGGTTCGGGCAGGACTGGGAGGCGCTGGGCTTGTTCGTCATCGCCTCGGCGATGTTGCTGCGCGGCTGGGCCAAATGGGCAGTGGCAGGCGTGCAGCTGCTCATCACCGAGCTGGTCGGCGTGCTGGGCGCGATGTCCCTGCCCGGGTCCACGACCACGTTGGTCGTCGTCATCGGCGTCTACAGCGTCGTCATGCCCGCCCTGTACGCGGGTGCGCTGATCGGCGGGACGCGGCTGGTGCAGCTGGTGAACGAGCTGTACACCACCAGGACTGAGCTGGCCGCCAGCGCCGTCGGGGAGGAACGCGTGCGGCTCTCGCGCGACCTGCACGACCTGCTCGGCCAGAGCCTGTCGGCGATCTCCCTGAAGGGCGACCTGGCGCTGCGGCTGCTCGCCAAGGACCCCGCCGCAGCCTGCGCCGAGATCGAAAGCCTGACCGAGGTGGCTCGGGAGGCGCTGCGCGACACGCGCGCCATCGCCCGTGACGAGCACGCCGTGTCGTTGAGCACTGAGCTCGACGGGGCGGCCGCCCTGCTCGGAGCCGCGGGAGTCCATACCCACCTGGACGTGGCCGAACTGCCGGCTCTTTCGGTTCCCGTCCAGAGCGCACTGGCCTGGGCGATCCGCGAAGGAACCACCAACTTGCTGAGGCACAGCCAGGCCCATTCCTGCGCCATCAGCTTGTCGCGCCATCAGGGCACGATCAGGCTGGAGATCATCAACGACGGTGTCCGCGGGACCGCCGAGCACGGCTCGGGCCTGTTCGGTGTCGCCGAACGGGCCCGCGCGGTCTCGGGAGAAGCGTCGGCCACGGTCCGCGACGGACGGTTCCGGTTCCGCGTCGAGGTCCCCGAGGAGGCCACGTGA